Proteins encoded by one window of Chanos chanos chromosome 7, fChaCha1.1, whole genome shotgun sequence:
- the aco1 gene encoding cytoplasmic aconitate hydratase — MSNPYIHIVEPLDPQNPDNKFFNLTKLGDPRYEHLPFSIRVLLESAVRNCDEFLVKKTDVENILNWKETQTQTVEVPFKPARVILQDFTGVPAVVDFAAMRDAVKNLGGDPEKINPVCPADLVIDHSIQVDFNRKSDSLQKNQDLEFERNKERFQFLKWGSKAFRNMRIIPPGSGIVHQVNLEYLARVVFDQDGFYYPDSLVGTDSHTTMIDGLGVLGWGVGGIEAEAVMLGQPISMVLPEVIGYRLHGTPDKLITSTDIVLTVTKHLRQVGVVGKFVEFFGPGVAQLSIADRATIANMCPEYGATAAFFPVDHISVQYLEQTGRDAEKLHYIAQYLKAVGMFRDYGNESQDPDFTQVVELDLSTVVPCCSGPKRPHDRVAIAEMKKDFETCLGAKQGFKGFQVAPEHHNVSVPFEYNGVKYSLSHGSVVIAAITSCTNTSNPSVMLGAGLLAKKAIEHGLTVKPYIKTSLSPGSGVVTYYLKESGVMDYLSQLGFEVVGYGCMTCIGNSGPIPEPVVEAITQGDLVAAGILSGNRNFEGRVHPNTRANYLASPPLVIAYAIAGTVRIDFEKEPIAVNSEGKEVFLKDIWPTREEIQAVERQFVIPAMFKEVYEKVERVNERWNSLVAPSDKLYTWDPKSTYIKSPPFFDGLTRELKPPQSITDASVLLNLGDSVTTDHISPAGNIARNSPAARYLTSRDLTPREFNSYGSRRGNDAVMARGTFANIRLFNKFLNKQAPRTIFLPTEETMDVFDAAEKYQQAGHPLLILAGKEYGSGSSRDWAAKGPFLLGIKAVLAESYERIHRSNLVGMGVIPLEYLPGQTADTLGLTGRERYTVIIPPQLTPRMIVDVKLDTGKTFQARMRFDTDVELTYFHHGGILNYMIRKMSEN, encoded by the exons ATGAGTAATCCTTATATACACATCGTTGAACCTTTGGATCCCCAGAATCCTGACAATAAGTTTTTCAATCTCACAAAGCTTGGAGACCCCAGATATG AACACCTTCCCTTCTCCATTCGTGTGCTACTGGAGTCGGCAGTAAGGAACTGTGATGAATTCCTGGTGAAAAAGACGGATGTGGAGAACATTCTCAACTGGAAAGAGACTCAGACCCAGACCGTGGAAGTGCCCTTCAAACCGGCCCGCGTCATCCTGCAGGACTTCAC TGGGGTTCCTGCCGTGGTGGACTTTGCAGCGATGCGTGACGCTGTGAAGAATCTGGGTGGAGACCCAGAGAAGATCAACCCTGTCTGCCCAGCCGATCTTGTCATAGATCATTCCATTCAGGTGGACTTCAACAGGAA GTCTGACAGCCTCCAGAAAAACCAGGACCTAGAGTTTGAGCGAAACAAAGAGCGATTTCAGTTTTTAAAG TGGGGTTCTAAAGCATTCCGGAACATGCGAATCATTCCGCCGGGCTCGGGGATCGTGCATCAGGTCAACCTGGAGTACCTGGCCAGGGTTGTGTTTGACCAAGATGGCTTTTACTATCCTGACAGCCTAGTGGGCACTGACTCCCACACAACCATGATAGATGGCCTGGGAGTCCTGGGGTGGG GTGTGGGTGGCATTGAAGCAGAGGCTGTTATGCTgggacagccaatcagcatgGTGCTCCCAGAGGTCATAGGTTACAGACTCCATGGAACTCCAGACAAGCTCATCACCTCCACCGACATTGTCCTCACCGTCACCAAG CACCTGCGTCAGGTTGGCGTGGTGGGGAAATTTGTGGAGTTCTTTGGTCCTGGAGTAGCCCAGCTGTCTATCGCTGATCGTGCCACCATTGCTAACATGTGCCCTGAGTATGGAGCCACAGCTGCCTTCTTCCCTGTGGATCACATCAGCGTACAATACCTGGAGCAGACAG GAAGAGATGCTGAAAAGCTACACTACATCGCCCAGTATCTCAAAGCCGTAGGGATGTTCAGAGATTACGGCAACGAGAGCCAGGATCCTGATTTTACACAG GTGGTTGAATTAGACCTCAGCACAGTGGTCCCTTGCTGCAGTGGTCCCAAGAGACCTCATGACAGGGTAGCTATAGCGGAAATGAAGAAGGACTTTGAAACGTGTTTAGGGGCAAAG CAAGGCTTCAAGGGTTTCCAGGTGGCCCCTGAACATCATAACGTGTCTGTGCCATTTGAGTATAACGGAGTCAAGTACTCCCTCTCTCACGGCTCTGTAGTCATAGCCGCCATCACCAGCTGCACCAACACAAGCAATCCCTCCGTAATGCTGGGAgcag gtCTCCTGGCGAAGAAGGCCATCGAACATGGCTTGACTGTAAAACCTTATATAAAAACCAGTCTGTCCCCTGGCAGTGGAGTGGTCACCTACTACCTTAAGGAGAGTGGAGTCATGGACTACCTCTCTCAGTTAGG TTTTGAAGTGGTGGGTTATGGATGTATGACTTGTATTGGCAACAGTGGTCCAATCCCTGAGCCAGTAGTAGAAGCCATCACCCAG GGTGATCTCGTGGCTGCCGGCATCTTGTCTGGTAACAGGAACTTCGAGGGTCGTGTCCACCCCAACACGCGTGCCAACTACCTTGCCTCTCCTCCGCTAGTCATCGCCTATGCCATTGCTGGAACGGTGCGGATAGACTTCGAGAAGGAGCCCATTG CGGTGAACAGTGAGGGGAAAGAAGTTTTCCTGAAGGACATCTGGCCCACAAGGGAAGAGATCCAGGCCGTGGAGAGACAGTTTGTCATCCCTGCCATGTTTAAAGAGGTCTATGAGAAAGTGGAG AGAGTGAACGAGCGCTGGAACTCCCTTGTCGCCCCTTCTGATAAACTCTACACATGGGACCCCAAATCCACATACATCAAGTCCCCTCCATTCTTTGATGGGCTG ACCAGAGAGCTGAAGCCACCGCAGTCCATAACAGACGCTTCCGTGCTACTCAACCTCGGTGACTCTGTAACCACAGATCACATTTCCCCTGCCGGGAACATTGCTCGCAACAGTCCTGCTGCGCGATACCTTACCAGCCGAGA tctgACCCCTCGAGAGTTCAACTCCTACGGCTCTCGCCGAGGGAACGACGCGGTCATGGCTCGTGGCACCTTTGCCAACATCCGCCTCTTCAACAAGTTTCTCAATAAACAGGCTCCACGTACTATCTTCCTGCCCACGGAGGAGACG atGGATGTATTTGATGCAGCAGAGAAGTACCAGCAGGCTGGTCACCCTCTACTGATATTGGCTGGTAAAGAGTATGGCTCAGGCAGCTCCAGAGACTGGGCAGCTAAAGGACCCTTCCTACTG GGCATCAAGGCGGTGTTGGCAGAGAGCTACGAGCGCATTCATCGCAGTAACCTCGTCGGCATGGGCGTCATTCCCCTCGAGTACCTGCCCGGCCAGACGGCCGACACCCTGGGCCTGACGGGACGCGAACGTTACACCGTGATCATCCCCCCTCAGCTAACTCCCAGGATGATCGTTGACGTTAAG CTGGACACAGGGAAAACATTCCAGGCAAGGATGCGATTCGACACTGACGTGGAACTGACTTACTTCCATCACGGTGGCATCCTCAACTACATGATCCGTAAGATGTCTGAAAATTAG
- the LOC115816231 gene encoding LOW QUALITY PROTEIN: leucine-rich repeat-containing protein 72 (The sequence of the model RefSeq protein was modified relative to this genomic sequence to represent the inferred CDS: substituted 1 base at 1 genomic stop codon) — MPWFWGADSIEGCAGGVMETGSSASGGPAQVLGLRRLSFAYQGLLEIPYDIILEQRDTLEVLDLSYNLLDDCXRSPALLGELEKLTTLILDCNNYSAHVKFPYMPSLSTLWMNKNKICNLPIIVEEIRCKFPNIKILSMMNNEAAPSYFNGGSLTQYIDYRQYVISQIPGLEVLDDTEVQGKERVLARKTYRMQRIREGAKRRKELHR, encoded by the exons ATGCCGTGGTTTTGGGGAGCCGACAGCATTGAGGGTTGTGCGGGTGGTGTCATGGAAACAGGATCCTCAGCATCTGGGGGACCCGCTCAGGTGCTTGGGCTACGACGGCTATCCTTTGCCTATCAGGGCCTTCTTGAGATTCCTTATGACATCATCCTGGAACAGCGGGACACACTGGAGGTCCTGGACCTGAGTTACAATCTCCTAGACga CTGCTAACGGAGTCCGGCTCTTCTAGGAGAGTTGGAGAAGCTTACAACCCTTATCCTGGACTGCAACAACTATAGCGCTCATGTGAAATTTCCTTATATGCCCAGTTTAAGCACTTTGTGGATGAACAAGAATAAGATCTGCAATCTACCTATTATTGTAGAGGAAATACGCTGCAAATTCCCCAATATTAA GATTCTCAGTATGATGAACAATGAAGCCGCACCAAGTTATTTCAATGGGGGGAGTCTGACCCAGTATATTGATTACAG GCAGTATGTAATAAGCCAGATTCCTGGTTTGGAGGTGCTGGATGACACGGAGGTTCAGGGGAAAGAGCGAGTGCTGGCCAGGAAGACCTACAGGATGCAGAGGATCCGTGAGGGAGCCAAGAGAAGGAAGGAGCTCCATCGTTAA
- the ppp1r15a gene encoding protein phosphatase 1 regulatory subunit 15A: protein MPATVPFITHSHHPLLDNCHLSLVPLYIPSLKLPGYKSTMLGTKENFQTGMANGWSSFPMLQTARVQLWTAARKIFHRCVSVVELLSSKMFYFLFAGDKVAMTGGSGKKCLGLKALGRVGEESRLGNIRSTTMLPVTWDLEVEMEEEPISKGLANPEEQPVLEFDFGEMEAESDDDEEEEEEACEDDDDEDDDDISDDDCEDVEVALSDWLDWDSEREEDEENHQVLLGDKSSEEETEKHLTTEEDRDSYASENEEDESDWSDDDDDDDDGDSEESAESIELWESFLNNNDPYNPLSFSSHTGTKATTRDTAQHRPTVSQTGEKSKKTSTEEEDKKDYSHPNSKKGAKKVRFSDSVTVHPLESWSGASREARDGSCWLEMARDRDRFRRRVKHTEEVISPYLSPEHRARVWEKLQREM from the exons ATGCCTGCTACAGTTCCGTTCATTACACACTCTCACCATCCGCTTTTGGACAACTGCCACCTGTCACTTGTTCCCTTATACATTCCATCCTTAAAGCTGCCTGGATATAAATCCACCATGCtgggaacaaaagaaaactttcaAACTGGTATGGCCAATGGATGGTCCAGTTTTCCCATGCTACAGACAGCTAGGGTACAGCTGTGGACAGCAGCTCGTAAGATCTTTCATCGCTGTGTTAGCGTTGTAGAGCTTCTCAGCTCTAAGATGTTCTACTTTTTGTTTGCTGGAGACAAAGTAGCCATGACAGGAGGGTCGGGGAAGAAGTGTTTGGGCTTGAAAGCCCTTGGGAGGGTTGGAGAGGAGTCCAGGCTTGGGAACATAAGATCAACCACCATGCTGCCTGTGACATGGGACCTAGAagtggagatggaggaggagccTATTAGTAAGGGATTGGCTAACCCTGAGGAGCAACCAGTGTTGGAGTTTGACTTTGGGGAGATGGAGGCAGaaagtgatgatgatgaggaggaagaggaggaggcttgtgaagatgatgatgacgaaGATGACGACGACATTAGTGACGATGATTGTGAAGATGTCGAAGTCGCACTTTCAGACTGGCTCGATTGGGACTCAGAGcgagaggaagatgaagagaatCATCAAGTCCTGCTGGGTGACAAGTCTAGcgaagaagaaacagagaaacacctcacaacagaggaggacagagactCGTATGCttctgagaatgaggaggatgAGTCAGACTGgtcagatgatgatgatgatgatgatgatggtgattcAGAGGAGTCTGCGGAGAGCATTGAGCTTTGGGAGTCCTTTCTCAACAACAATGACCCTTACAACCCCCTCAGCTTTTCCTCACACACTGGAACAAAAGCAACGACCAGAGACACTGCACAACACCGTCCAACAGTCTCTCAAACCGgtgaaaaaagtaagaaaacatCTACAGAAGAGGAGGATAAGAAAGACTACTCACATCCAAACTCAAAGAAGGGAGCAAAGAAG GTACGATTCAGCGACAGTGTGACAGTGCACCCCCTAGAGTCCTGGAGTGGTGCTAGCAGGGAAGCGAGAGATGGATCATGCTGGCTTGAGATGGCCAGAGACAGAGATCGCTTCAGACGGAGAGTGAAGCACACTGAGGAGGTGATCAGTCCATACCTGAGCCCCGAGCATAGAGCCAGAGTTTGGGAGAagctacagagagaaatgtag